CGGCAACTGGCCCCTCGTGCCCACCATGGATGTCGTCGTGCCGCACAGCCGCTCGATGGCCGACATGCTGGAGATGCTCGACATCATCGTCGCCGACGATCCCGAGACCCGCGGCGATCTCTGGCGCCGCCAGACCTTCGTCCCGATCCCCAAGGCCTCCACGGTCCGTCCCGCCTCCTATCCCGCCATCGCCGAGACGGCGAGCCTTGCCGGCAAGCGCTTCGGCCTGCCGGCGATGTATATCAATGCCGATCCGCAGGCCGGCACCGGCGAGAGCGTCGGCATCGGCGGATCGACCGGCCAGCGCATCGAGACGCGCGCCTCGATGGTGGCGCTCTGCATGGCCGCCAGGGCCGCCCTGGAAGCGGCCGGCGCCGAGGTCGTGGTCACCGACTTTCCCGTCGTCAGCAATTACGAGGGCGATCGGCCCGGCGCACCGACCATCGCGACGCGCGGTCTCGTCAGCCCGGACTACCTGCACCGCGAGATCGTCGATCTCTCCGCCTGGGCCTGGGACGATTTCCTCGATGCCAATAGCTATCCCGCTCTGCGGCGGCTTGCCGATGTCGACGGTGCGCGCATCTTCCCTGCCCCCAAGGGCAGCCTGCCGGACCGTTATGCCGGCTTCGACGACAGCATCGCCAACTATCCCGACCATCTGCGCCGTCATCCCATAGCCGCCTTCACGGACATTCCCGGTCTTGCCGAGGGCTTCCAAGGGCTGGAGGAGACCCGGCGCGTCGATTTCGAGGCATGGATGGATGGGCTCGGGCTCGATGCGGTGATCTTCCCGGCGGTTGCCGACATCGGCCCGGCCGATGCCGACGTGAACCCCGCCTCTGCCGCCCTTGCCTGGCGCAACGGCACCTGGGTTGCCAATGGCAACCTTGCCATCCGCCATCTCGGCATTCCGACCGTCACCGTGCCGATGGGCATGCTGTCAGACATCGCCATGCCGGCAGGCCTGACCTTTGCCGGCCGGGCCTGGGACGACACGGCGCTGCTCGCTCATGCCTGCGCCTTCGAGCGCACCGGTTCCTATCGTCAACCCCCGCCGCGCACGCCCGAACTGCCGGCGCTGCCGGTCCCGGTGACAGCATCCCCTGCCGAAGCGCCCAGCCTGACCCTCAAGGCCACGCTCACCAACACCGACACGTCCACTGCGCCCGGCCGCCAGCGCCTGAGCATCGAGGCCCGCTGCCCTGCTGCCCTCGTCTGGCTGACGGTGAACGGCGAGCCGGTCGCATTCCACCAGGACGGTGCGATCGCGACCGCCAGCCTGGACATTGCCGGAAACACCCATATCCACAGCGAATGGCTGGAGCCCTATGCTCCCGTCGTCATCGCCTGTGCCGCCGACGGGTCTGCCGAGTTTGCTATCGCTGAGAACGTGTGAGGCGATAATCCCGAGCCTAGACAAGCCGGCGGCGCAGGTTGTGGATGTGCGATGCGCCGACCCCGCAACAGCCGCCGATCATGCTCGCGCCGCTTTCCGCCCAGTCGCAGGCAAAGCCCGCATAACGGTCGGCCGAGAGGTCGTCGCGGATGGCGTGCAACGCTTCGTTTGCCGCGCCCTCCTCGTCCGATGTGAAGGCATTGGCATAGACACCGATTTCGATGGGGCGCCCCGCGGCCCTGAGGATCGGGGCCGCCACGTCCACGGCCTGCCGCATGACTTCGGGACGGCTGCAATTGAACAGCAAGGCGGAGGCCGTGGAGCCGGCGATCCACCGCGCCGCGTCCGCGACGCTTTCGCCAGACCGCAGCGCCGGGGGCCGGGTTTCCGCGCCCGGCTCGTCCTCCAGCGTGAAGGAAATCCAGAAGGGTTTTCCGCTGGCCGCCACGGCCTTTTCCACGGCTTCCGCCTCTGCGACGAGGCTGAGCGTTTCGCCGAGGAAGACATCGACGAAGGGCGTGAGCGCCTCGACCAGCACGCCGAGATAATCCTGCACCCGATCCGGCTGGAACAGGTGCGGCTCGTAGGAACCGAAGATCGGCGGCAGCGAACCGGCAACGCGGACGGAGCGGCCTTCTGCCGCGTCGGCCGCCTCACGCGCCAGTCGACCGGCGAGCGCGATCAGGTGCCGCCCGTCGGCGCGAAACCGCGCCTCGCCGATATGGAACGGCACAAGGGCATAGCTGTTCGTCGTGACGACATCCGCCCCTGCGGCGATGAATTCGTCATGCACGCGCCGGACGATATCAGGGCTTTCCATCAGGGCCAGCGCCGACCATTCCGGCTGGCGGAGTTCGGCCCCGAGGCGCACCAGTTCGCGGCTCATGCCGCCGTCGAGGATCGTCATGGATGTCATCGGTCTTGTCTCCCGCTCCGGTCGATCTGCTACATTCTGCATGCAGAAAAAGAATCTACCTACGATTAAAATTGCATACAACTATTCGTAAAATTTAATCGATCTATAACCAACCGACTGTATACGAAAGGCAGTTCCACCCCGATAGGCGGCTATCCATGCGCAACATCCCGATCATCAGCAAATTCCTCGTCATCCTTCTGGCCTTCGGCCTCTTCGTGGCCGGCGTCATCGCCTACAGCAGTTCGAGACTTTCCTTCGTCAACACCAACTATATGGCGTTGCTAGAGCAGGAATCCACGGCCACGCTGACGCTCGCGCGCACCAGCCGCAGCCTCGTCTCGGCCCGCGCCGGCATCGCCGATCTGCTGCTTGCCCGCACGCCGGAAGCCAAGAAGGTCGCGCTCGCCGATATCGAGATGAGCAAGGGCTTCGTCGTCCAGCAGCTTGACCTGTCGATGGCCGCCCTCCCCGAGCACGCCGCCTTTGCGGGGCTCAAGGCCGACAGCCTGAATTCGCTCGACACCGTCTGCGGTCCGCTGATCGCCGCCGCCACCGCCGCCGCCAGCGATGTGGATATCGACCGCACGCAGGCCGAATTCCCGAAGAGCTGCCAGCCGGCTCTCAACGCGTCCATCGAGAAGGTGACGAACGAGATCACCGTCGTCATGGATATGGCCGCCGCCCGCACGGCGGCACTCGACGAAATCTCGGGTTCCACCATCGTCATGACGGTGGTCGGCGCCGCCATCGGCCTCGTCGTCATCCTCATCGCCGGCTTCTACGCGGTCCGGGCGTGGATCGCCCGTCCGCTCAACACGCTCGCCGGCACCATGACCACGCTCGCCAATGGTAATCTCGACGTCACCGTCGCCGAAACCGAACGCCGCGACGAAGTCGGCGGCATGGCCCGTGCCGTCCAGGTCTTCAAGGACAACGGCCTGCGCACCCGCTCCCTCGAAGCCTCCTCGCAGGCCGAACGCACCGCAGCCGAAGCCGAGCGCGAACGCACCCTCGAAGTCGACCGCGTGCGCGCCGCCGCCATGGCCCAGGCCACCGGCGGTCTTGCCGAAGGCCTCAAGCGCATGGCCGGCGGCGATCTCGCCTGCGAACTCACGCAGTCCTTCTCGCCCGAGTTCGAAAGCCTGCGCCAGGACTTCAACGCCGCCGTCTCCCAGCTGCGCACCACGCTGCAGTCGGTCTCCGAAGCCACCGGCTCCATCGACAGCGGCTCGCGCGAGCTCAGCCAGGCCGCCAACGACCTGTCCCGCCGCACCGAACAGCAGGCCGCCGCCCTCGAGCAGACCGCCGCCGCCCTCGACGAGATCACCGCCAACGTCTCGCAGTCCACCAAGCGCGCCGAGGAAGCCCGCAACAAGGCCTCCGAGGCCAATTCCTCCGCGCATCATTCGGTCAAGGTCGTCTCCGACGCCGTCGCCGCCATGCAGCGCATCGAGGCCTCCTCCGGCCAGATCTCCAACATCATCGGCGTGATCGACGGCATCGCCTTCCAGACCAATATCCTGGCCCTGAACGCCGCGGTGGAAGCCGCCCGTGCGGGCGAGCACGGCAAGGGTTTCGCCGTCGTGGCCTCCGAGGTGCGCGCCCTGGCCTCGCGCAGCGCCCAGGCCGCCAAGGAGATCAAGGTGCTGATCCGCCATTCGGCGGGCGAGGTCGAAGGGGGCGTTCGCCTCGTGACGGAGACCGGTGCGGCGCTGAAGGTGATCGGCGAGCATGTCAGCGAGATCAATGCACAGCTCGACGCCATCACCACCTCGGCGCGCGAGCAGTCGGTCGGGCTGGCGGAGGTCAATGTGGCCATCATCCAGATGGACGACACCACGCAGAAGAACGCCGCCATGGTCGAGCAGTCCACCGCCGCAAGCGCATCGCTCGCCGGCGAGGCGGACCGCCTGCGCCAGCTCATCAGCCAGTTCCAGGTCGGAAACGTCGCGACGGCGCAAGGCCGCCCGCAGCTCCGGGTCGCCAACGCCGCCTCGGCGCAGGTCGCCTCCCCCGCCAAGCGCATGGTGAACAAGATTGCCAGCGCCTTCGGCGGTGGCAACGCCGCTCCGGCCGTGCAGGCAGGCTGGGACGAGTTCTAAGCTCGAACCACGCCGGAGCGTCCTTCTTTCCTAGAGGAAGGACGCTCCGGCAAAGCCACCATCTCGGCTGTCACCGTGACAAGAATGGGCGTTCCCAAGGCGGGAATGCCCTTTTATGTATCGGGCTCCATCGCAGCCGAGGGCCATCCGCATGACTTCCATCGAAATGATCGTCGCCGCCCGGGCGCGGCTTCACGGCCATGGCCGGCGCACGCCGCTGCTCACCTCGCCGTTCCTCGACGAGATCGCCGGACGGCGCGTCTATGTGAAGGCGGAATGCCTGCAACATACCGGCTCGTTCAAGTTCCGCGGCGGCTGGTCCGCCCTGTCGGGCCTCGCGCCCGATCTCCGCAAGCGCGGCGTGATCGCCTTCTCCTCGGGAAACCATGCGCAGGGCGTCGCCCTCGCGGCGCGTCGGCACGACGCGCCCTGCGTCATCATCATGCCCTCGGACGCACCGCGACTGAAGATCGACAACACCCGCGCCTTCGGGGCCGAAGTCGTTCTCTATGATCGCGCGAAAGAGGATCGGGATGCGATCGGCGCACGGCTTTCCGAAGAGCGCGGCCTGACGCTGGTCAGACCCTTCGACGAACCGCTGGTCATCGCCGGCCAGGGCACGGTGGGCCTCGAGATCGCCGAACAGGCGGAGGAGGAAGGCATTGCGAGCGCCGAGGTGCTGGTGCCCTGTGGCGGCGGCGGATTGAGTTCGGGTGTCGCCCTCGCCCTCGAGGCCACGGCCCCCGGCTTTACGCTGCGCACCTGCGAACCGGAGCATTTCGACGACACCGCCCGCTCGCTGGCAGCCGGAAAGGTCGTGCGGAATGCGGCGCTCGCGGGCTCGATCTGCGATGCCATTATCACGCCGGAACCGGGCCGAATCACCCTGCCCATCCTTGAAAGGCTCGCCGGCGCAGGCCTTGCCGTCACCGACGAGGAGGCTCTTCGCGCCATGGCGCTCGCCTTCAAGCGGCTGAAACTGGTCATCGAACCAGGCGGCGCGGTGGCCCTCGCCGCCGCCCTGTTCCACGGCGACCGGCTGAATGGCGACACCGCCATCGCCGTCGCCTCCGGCGGCAATGTCGACACGGACCTCTTCACCGAAGCGCTGCGGCGCTTCGGCTAGAGTGTTTCTTCCAGCGCAAAATCGCCGCGCCCGTTTGTCGGAATTGCGTTAGGTCAGTCCGCCACCGAAATGTCGGGCGCGACCGAACCGATATTGTAGCCTTCGAGCTGCGCGGCCCCGTTCCGTTCGGGGAAATGCAGGATCGTCGCCGTGCCGGGCGTGACGGGCACGACGCGGGCGGGCGGCAGGTCGAGGAATTCGTGGCAGGCCGCCCGGATGACCCCGCCATGGGCGACGACCAGAAGATCGCCGTCGGTGCGGGACATCCAGTCGCGCACGCCCTCGGCCACCCGCTTGCGGAAAATGCCCCAGGTCTCGCCGTTCTCGGGTGTGAAGGTGCCCGCCCGCCAGGCGACATAGTCCTCGGGATGGGCGGCGATGAGGTCCGGCTTGCGTTTGCCGGTCCAGGCGCCCATGTCCAGCTCGCGGAAGCGGGCATCGGACGGCGCGTCGGGATGGCCGATCAGGGCAACGGTCTGGCGCGTGCGACCGAGGTCGGAGGCGATGATGCGCGCCGGCTTCAGTGCCTTGGCATAGGGCCGGAACTGCTTGACCTGCGCCACCCCGCGCTCGGAGAGCAGCGAATTGTCCTGCCCCTGCAGGCGCTGCTCCGCATTCCACTCGGTTTCGCCGTGACGCATGAGGATAAGCCTCATTGATGTATCCTTTCTCCAGTGGCCGCGAAGACCGCATCGGGGGTGCGAATGAAGGAGAGCGTGATCGGCTCGCCGGGCATCGCAGTGAAGTAGCCGTCGGCCATGGCGGTGATGCGCTGGTCGCCGGCAAGAGCCGTCACCATCGTGCGGCCGGCGATCGGCGCAGCCTCGGCAAAGCGCGCGGTGAGCGTGGGCATACCCGCCACCGCACCGACGCCGACGTCTTCCGCACGGTACAGGAGCTGCACCGCCTCATGCCCGGCCGCCAGCGCCGCCGGGGCGAGCACCGTCTCGCCGAAGACAAGGTTTTCCCCCACACGCTGGACCGGCAGAAGATTTGCCGGCGGCGTGCCGAGGAAGGTCGCGACGAAAGTCGTCTCGGGATGGCGCAGAAGATCGATCGGCTTGCCGAACTGTTCGACGCGGCCATTGTTGAGCACGGCGACATGGGTCGCCATGGTCATCGCCTCCACCTGATCATGCGTGACATAGACCGAGGTCGCCCCGGTCGCCCGGTGGATGCGCATCAGTTCGCTGCGCATCTCGATGCGCAGCTTGGCATCGAGGTTGGAAAGCGGCTCGTCGAAGAGCAGGATGCTCGGCTCCGGCGCAATGGTGCGGGCGATCGCCACGCGCTGCTGCTGGCCGCCGGAGATTTCCGCGGGATAACGTTCGGCGAGCGCATCGATGCCGAGCAGCCCGAGCACTTCCCTGACCCGCTTCTCGCGCTTTTCCCGCGGCCATTTCGCCACCTTCAGCGGCCAGGCGATGTTGCCGGCCACCGTCATATGCGGCCAGAGCGCGTAGCTCTGGAAGACGAGGCCGGCATTGCGCCGTCCGGCATCGGCGATGACACCGCCCGCCCCGCTGGAGACGGTCTTGCCGACGAAGGCGATCTCCCCTTCCGTCGGGCTTTCGAGGCCGGCGAGCATGCGCAGGAGGGTCGACTTGCCGCAGCCCGACGGTCCGACGAGGACGAGGAAGGCCCCGGCGGGAACGGAGATATCGATGTTTTTGACGGCGGTGAAGGCGCCGAAACGTTTGACGAGATTGCGGATCTTGATGGCGTCCGCGGCCCCTGTGGCAAGCGCGTTCATGACTCTTTCCATTTCTGGACGCGGTTCTGCAGGCTGTGGGCGAGGAACGACGCCGCAAGGCAGACCACGAGGATGACGAGGGTGATGGCATTGGCGAACTGCATGAAGCCTTCCGACGCATAGCGGTAGGCGACCATGGAGAGCACCGGCGAGGTGGCGGTGAAGAGCAGCACGACCAGCGAGAGGTCGCGCACCATCTTGACGAAGACGAGGATGGCGCCGGCAAACAGGCCCCGGATCGCCAGCGGGAAGACGATGGCGAAGAGCCGCCGCACGAGGCTTGCGCCCGTCAGCCGCGCGCTCTCCTCGATATCGGCCGAAATCTGCCCGAGCACGGAGCGGCCGGACTGCACCGCGAAGGGCAGGTTGTGCGCCGAGGCCGCAATGACCAGCAGCGCGAAGGTGCCGTAGAGCGAGGGAAGCGGCCCGATGGGTGCGCCGAACAGCGCGATGTAGGCGGCGGCGAAGGCGATGCTCGGCACCAGCAGCGGCAGGAAGGCGAGCTGGCTGAGGAGCGTCGCCAGCAGGCTGCCCTTGCGCTGCACGATGGTATAGGCGAGCGCGAGGCCGAGCAGCATGGTGGTGAAGGCGACGACGAGGCCAAGGCGGATGGTGTTCCACAAGGCGTCGATCAGCACGGGATTGCGGAAGATGCCGGCCTGGCCCTGGGCGATCTCGCCGCCACCCTCGCCGATCCAGAAATGCAGCGTCCAGTTGGAGAACAGCGCCCCGCTCTGCGGCGCGAGACTGGAGGCGGCAAGCACCAGCACCGGCACGACCGTGGTGAAGAGGCCGATGAGGGCGGCGAGCGCAAAGAGCGGCCAGCGCCAGGCACCGAGTGGAAAGCGCTTCGTGCGCCCGCCCTTGCCCGTGACGGTGATGAAAGCCTTGCGCCCGGAAACGAGGCGGTCCGACAGGAAGAGGAACAGCGCCGAGACGGCGATCAGAAGCAGCGCCAGCACGAAGCCGCGCTCGTTCTGGCCGGTCTCGATCATGCCGAAGAGGCGGGTGGAGAGCGTCTGCATGCGCACCGGCAGGCCAAGCAAGGCGGGCGCGGCGAAATTGGCGACCGCGCCGGCAAAGGTCAGCGAGGCGGCCGCGACGAGCGCCGGGGTGACGACCGGCAGGATGATGCCGAAGAAGATGCGGGGACGCCGGGCGCCCGCCATCTGCCCGGCCTCGACGAGATCGGCCCCGACCGAGCCGAGCGCGGCGGCGATGATCGTGTAGGCGAGCGAATAGTAGTGGGCGATCAGCACGATGGCGGTGGGAACGAGGCCCCAGGCGAGCCAGTCGGGAATGGAAAGCCCGTTCGTCTCGAAGAAACCGGCCGAGCCACCGAGGCGGGAGTTGCGGAACAGGGTGCCCCAGGCGAGCGCGGCGGCAAAACTCGGGATCATGTAGGGCAGCGTCGCCATCATGGCGAGGAAGCGGCGTCCCGGCACGTCCGTCAGCACGACGAGCCAGGCGAGGAAACCGCCGATCATCAGGCAGCCGCCGGCCACGCAGAAGCCGAGCACCATGGTGTTGAGCAGCGGCCACCACCACAGATTGGCCGAAAGGCGGCTGGCGAGCACGGCCTGCCAGGCGGCGATGCCCTCGGGCGTCAGCGTCGACAGGAGGATGCGGGCGAGCGGCGCGACCACGAGGATGGCGACGATCAGGACGAGCACGGCCGGCAAAGGAAGCCCGATCGGAGCAGCCGGCTGCCCGATGGCGCTGAAAGCGAGGTCGATGTCATGGGAACTCCTCCACGCCTGCCGGCGCCGTGTCGTGGCGCCGGCAGGCGGCTCCGTTACTGGAGCGTGATGATGAGGTCGGCGATGCGGCCGCGTGCGGCGGCGGTCTTGGCCGGGTCGATGGTCCAGGCCTTCAGGTCGTCACGTTTGACGGAGTCCGGATGGTCGGCGATGGCCTTGCGCACCGCATAGTCGCCCGGCACATTGAAGGGCTCGAAGCCGGGACCACCGGTCGGCGAATTGTCGCCGAACATGAAGTCGATGAGCAGGCGCGCGGCGGCCGGATGCGGCGCCTTGTCGGCAATGGTCAGCACCGCCGGGAAGAGGATGCCGTTGGCCGGCTCGACATTGTTGGCGACCTGCAGCGCCCAGCCTTCCTTCTCGTTGTCGCGGCGGTCCGAATAGGTGCCGAAACCGACGGGCGGGTTCTTGGCGTTGACGTCGCCGATCGACTTGTTGAGCACGTCGCTGTTGGGCAGCAGGATCAGGTCGTTCTCGAACAGCGCCTTGATGAACTGTTCGCCCGCGCCTTCCAGTCCCTCCTCGACCTCGATGTCCTTGCCGTACTTGGCCTTGTAGGCGGCAGCCATCTCGTCCGGGTGAAGCGCGATCTCGGTCAGGAGATCGAGCAGTTCGCCGCGCTGGCTCGGATCGACCATCAGCACGCGGCCCTGCCATTCCGGCTCGGTAAGCTGCCAGAGATTGGTGACGGGCGAGCCATCCGGGAAGGCCTTCTCGTTATACATCAGCACCTTGGTGGACAGGCGTTGCGTAAGGAGCGGCCCCTTGAAGCGATCCTCCAGTTCGCCGGCGACGCGCGGCGGCACGTAGTTCACCACGCGCTTCTCTTCCACCAGCTTGGAAAAGACGACGGGTGTGTCGGCGATATAGAGCACGTCGACGGCGTGCACGCCCGCCTGCTGCTCGGCTTCCACGCGGGCGATCTGCTTGGTCGAGCTCATGTCGAGACCGATGAGATCGATGCCCGGATAGGCATCCTCGAAGGCCTTCTCGATCTTGGCGATGCGGCTCGACAGCGAGAAGACGGTGACGCTGCCCTCCTTCTGCGCCAGCGGCAGCAATTGTTCGGGCGTCAGGCCGTCGAGGTCTTCGGCCATCGCGGCGGCCGGCAGGACGAGACAGGCCGCAAGGGCGGATGCGTACAGATGTTTCAGCATGGTTTCCTCCTCCAATTTTCTCTTTTCAGTCGAAGTCGTTGAACAGCTCCGACAGCTTCTCCAGTCTTCCGATGACCTCCTTCTCGTGCCGCCCCGCGATCGTCAGCACGATGCCGTTGACGATGGCGAAGGGGATGGTCGGGGTCTGGAACTCACTGCCCGAGCGCCCGCGCGGGGCCGCCAGCATCAGGTCGGCCGCAGGATCCATCAGTGGGCCGGCAAGATCCGAGACGAGGACGGTGCGCGCGCCGACGCGGGCGGCATGCCGCATCAGCGGCCCGTAGCTCTGCGGCTGCTTGCGAAAGGCAAGCGCCACGACGATGTCATTGCCATCCATGCCGACAAGGCGCTCGGCGATGTCGCGGCCGCGCCCTGTGAGCGCGATGGTCGTCATGCCGAAACGGTCGAGCCGGCGCTGCAGGAAGCCGGCAACGGACTGGGCGTGGCCCTGGCCGAAGACGAAGACGCGGCGGGCCTCGAAGATCATGTCGGCGGCGCGGTCGATATCGGCCTGCGACACCGCACGGGCGAGCGTTT
This genomic stretch from Roseateles sp. XES5 harbors:
- a CDS encoding iron ABC transporter permease, with the translated sequence MPAVLVLIVAILVVAPLARILLSTLTPEGIAAWQAVLASRLSANLWWWPLLNTMVLGFCVAGGCLMIGGFLAWLVVLTDVPGRRFLAMMATLPYMIPSFAAALAWGTLFRNSRLGGSAGFFETNGLSIPDWLAWGLVPTAIVLIAHYYSLAYTIIAAALGSVGADLVEAGQMAGARRPRIFFGIILPVVTPALVAAASLTFAGAVANFAAPALLGLPVRMQTLSTRLFGMIETGQNERGFVLALLLIAVSALFLFLSDRLVSGRKAFITVTGKGGRTKRFPLGAWRWPLFALAALIGLFTTVVPVLVLAASSLAPQSGALFSNWTLHFWIGEGGGEIAQGQAGIFRNPVLIDALWNTIRLGLVVAFTTMLLGLALAYTIVQRKGSLLATLLSQLAFLPLLVPSIAFAAAYIALFGAPIGPLPSLYGTFALLVIAASAHNLPFAVQSGRSVLGQISADIEESARLTGASLVRRLFAIVFPLAIRGLFAGAILVFVKMVRDLSLVVLLFTATSPVLSMVAYRYASEGFMQFANAITLVILVVCLAASFLAHSLQNRVQKWKES
- a CDS encoding MurR/RpiR family transcriptional regulator is translated as MTILDRIKAKSRKLTEADQKLITAMLENRAEAAFLSGPQLSQRASVHEATATRLAQKLGYKGFPDLRAELQREVLLDQDAAGRMRRSVAKVEHGDYLTDLIAAEITALETLARAVSQADIDRAADMIFEARRVFVFGQGHAQSVAGFLQRRLDRFGMTTIALTGRGRDIAERLVGMDGNDIVVALAFRKQPQSYGPLMRHAARVGARTVLVSDLAGPLMDPAADLMLAAPRGRSGSEFQTPTIPFAIVNGIVLTIAGRHEKEVIGRLEKLSELFNDFD
- a CDS encoding threonine/serine dehydratase — encoded protein: MTSIEMIVAARARLHGHGRRTPLLTSPFLDEIAGRRVYVKAECLQHTGSFKFRGGWSALSGLAPDLRKRGVIAFSSGNHAQGVALAARRHDAPCVIIMPSDAPRLKIDNTRAFGAEVVLYDRAKEDRDAIGARLSEERGLTLVRPFDEPLVIAGQGTVGLEIAEQAEEEGIASAEVLVPCGGGGLSSGVALALEATAPGFTLRTCEPEHFDDTARSLAAGKVVRNAALAGSICDAIITPEPGRITLPILERLAGAGLAVTDEEALRAMALAFKRLKLVIEPGGAVALAAALFHGDRLNGDTAIAVASGGNVDTDLFTEALRRFG
- a CDS encoding ABC transporter substrate-binding protein produces the protein MLKHLYASALAACLVLPAAAMAEDLDGLTPEQLLPLAQKEGSVTVFSLSSRIAKIEKAFEDAYPGIDLIGLDMSSTKQIARVEAEQQAGVHAVDVLYIADTPVVFSKLVEEKRVVNYVPPRVAGELEDRFKGPLLTQRLSTKVLMYNEKAFPDGSPVTNLWQLTEPEWQGRVLMVDPSQRGELLDLLTEIALHPDEMAAAYKAKYGKDIEVEEGLEGAGEQFIKALFENDLILLPNSDVLNKSIGDVNAKNPPVGFGTYSDRRDNEKEGWALQVANNVEPANGILFPAVLTIADKAPHPAAARLLIDFMFGDNSPTGGPGFEPFNVPGDYAVRKAIADHPDSVKRDDLKAWTIDPAKTAAARGRIADLIITLQ
- a CDS encoding methyl-accepting chemotaxis protein — protein: MRNIPIISKFLVILLAFGLFVAGVIAYSSSRLSFVNTNYMALLEQESTATLTLARTSRSLVSARAGIADLLLARTPEAKKVALADIEMSKGFVVQQLDLSMAALPEHAAFAGLKADSLNSLDTVCGPLIAAATAAASDVDIDRTQAEFPKSCQPALNASIEKVTNEITVVMDMAAARTAALDEISGSTIVMTVVGAAIGLVVILIAGFYAVRAWIARPLNTLAGTMTTLANGNLDVTVAETERRDEVGGMARAVQVFKDNGLRTRSLEASSQAERTAAEAERERTLEVDRVRAAAMAQATGGLAEGLKRMAGGDLACELTQSFSPEFESLRQDFNAAVSQLRTTLQSVSEATGSIDSGSRELSQAANDLSRRTEQQAAALEQTAAALDEITANVSQSTKRAEEARNKASEANSSAHHSVKVVSDAVAAMQRIEASSGQISNIIGVIDGIAFQTNILALNAAVEAARAGEHGKGFAVVASEVRALASRSAQAAKEIKVLIRHSAGEVEGGVRLVTETGAALKVIGEHVSEINAQLDAITTSAREQSVGLAEVNVAIIQMDDTTQKNAAMVEQSTAASASLAGEADRLRQLISQFQVGNVATAQGRPQLRVANAASAQVASPAKRMVNKIASAFGGGNAAPAVQAGWDEF
- a CDS encoding homocysteine S-methyltransferase family protein produces the protein MTSMTILDGGMSRELVRLGAELRQPEWSALALMESPDIVRRVHDEFIAAGADVVTTNSYALVPFHIGEARFRADGRHLIALAGRLAREAADAAEGRSVRVAGSLPPIFGSYEPHLFQPDRVQDYLGVLVEALTPFVDVFLGETLSLVAEAEAVEKAVAASGKPFWISFTLEDEPGAETRPPALRSGESVADAARWIAGSTASALLFNCSRPEVMRQAVDVAAPILRAAGRPIEIGVYANAFTSDEEGAANEALHAIRDDLSADRYAGFACDWAESGASMIGGCCGVGASHIHNLRRRLV
- a CDS encoding histidine phosphatase family protein, which codes for MRLILMRHGETEWNAEQRLQGQDNSLLSERGVAQVKQFRPYAKALKPARIIASDLGRTRQTVALIGHPDAPSDARFRELDMGAWTGKRKPDLIAAHPEDYVAWRAGTFTPENGETWGIFRKRVAEGVRDWMSRTDGDLLVVAHGGVIRAACHEFLDLPPARVVPVTPGTATILHFPERNGAAQLEGYNIGSVAPDISVAD
- a CDS encoding ABC transporter ATP-binding protein yields the protein MNALATGAADAIKIRNLVKRFGAFTAVKNIDISVPAGAFLVLVGPSGCGKSTLLRMLAGLESPTEGEIAFVGKTVSSGAGGVIADAGRRNAGLVFQSYALWPHMTVAGNIAWPLKVAKWPREKREKRVREVLGLLGIDALAERYPAEISGGQQQRVAIARTIAPEPSILLFDEPLSNLDAKLRIEMRSELMRIHRATGATSVYVTHDQVEAMTMATHVAVLNNGRVEQFGKPIDLLRHPETTFVATFLGTPPANLLPVQRVGENLVFGETVLAPAALAAGHEAVQLLYRAEDVGVGAVAGMPTLTARFAEAAPIAGRTMVTALAGDQRITAMADGYFTAMPGEPITLSFIRTPDAVFAATGERIHQ